From a single Oreochromis niloticus isolate F11D_XX linkage group LG4, O_niloticus_UMD_NMBU, whole genome shotgun sequence genomic region:
- the LOC100706535 gene encoding uncharacterized protein LOC100706535: protein MNAFTVVALLHCFLLAALVQSAPVSSPSNPSQTFKEVVERVMRLVEKIRKDVRSVHGSIINIDGLTLDPSSQTGQLEMMRITLGIPDTPVLKELSEQFTADMCVSRMLAGGRLYQGLLVDLSGRLGGLEALSAELRDLVTHINQMKDAAQLSSDSSDQSSLDLTLNLHGNYDVQVAAHLTLCQLLEFCHDLIRSLRNMAETQMARGTR from the exons ATGAACGCGTTCACAG TTGTTGCCCTGCTGCACTGCTTCCTGTTAGCAGCACTGGTCCAATCGGCTCCCGTCAGCTCGCCGTCCAACCCGTCGCAGACATTCAAAGAGGTGGTCGAGCGAGTGATGAGGCTGGTGGAGAAAATCCGGAAAGACGTCCGCTCCGTGCACGGCAGCATCATCAACATCGAT GGTTTGACCCTCGACCCCTCCAGTCAGACCGGACAGCTGGAGATGATGAGGATAACGCTGGGAATCCCCGACACCCCCGTCCTCAAAGAGCTGTCCGAACAGTTCACAGCG GACATGTGTGTGAGCCGTATGCTGGCGGGCGGGCGGCTGTACCAGGGGCTGCTGGTAGATTTGTCTGGCAGACTCGGGGGACTGGAGGCCCTGAGTGCCGAACTGAGAGACCTGGTGACCCACATCaaccag ATGAAGGACGCGGCTCAGCTGAGCAGCGACTCTTCAGATCAGAGCAGCCTGGACTTGACTTTGAATCTCCATGGCAACTACGACGTCCAGGTGGCGGCCCACCTGACGCTGTGCCAGCTGCTCGAGTTCTGTCACGACCTGATCCGCAGCCTCAGAAACATGGCCGAAACACAGATGGCTCGTGGGACGCGCTAA
- the samd14 gene encoding sterile alpha motif domain-containing protein 14: protein MSAELDDTDSVFDLNEAIPETELLDNSIQKGRAQLSVKTRRQRPSRSRYRDSISSTEGDDCLDRKVEDSPLHSARSPLHLAMRGSSPSPDSLLSARSPGFSFDTSLVRRSPEDGGLSLAGPPRGRYHQLTNATSQEALVTPSSSPSKSCPSSDCSPVYMRRNRRPDSEVLVSDTSRDTSPADPGSPTVIFDKKTKRRFLDLGVTLRRSYIRVRKDKSNRLSVGSREPSESPSRSSGSFISFSWFTEGRGSISSSGTPPCSPKIPPLSSPRPRKSHSQESALSEEFSPPHTSSSTSPPIDSSSSRSSHPYHTLSQSSDEPYDEPHSSWTTQQVCQWLRGLNMEQYVPEFSARDIDGQQLLQMDGSKLKGLGVLSSSDRSALKRRIKDVQSAAEKEKKALDKLEKQKEKQRRKDQEQRRN from the exons ACCTGAACGAGGCGATCccagagacagagctgctggATAACAGCATCCAGAAAGGCCGCGCCCAGCTGTCTGTCAAAACACGGAGACAACGCCCCTCCAGGTCCCGTTACCGTGACAGCATTAGCTCAACGGAGGGCGACGACTGCCTCGACAGAAAGGTGGAG GACAGTCCGTTGCACTCTGCCCGCTCGCCCCTCCACCTGGCGATGCGAGGCTCCTCCCCCTCCCCTGATTCGCTGCTGTCAGCTAGAAGCCCTGGATTCTCCTTCGACACGTCGCTG GTCCGTCGCTCGCCAGAGGATGGAGGCTTGTCATTGGCTGGTCCGCCTCGGGGGCGGTACCATCAGCTGACCAATGCAACTTCTCAAGAGGCCCTGGTTACTCCCAGCAGCTCCCCATCTAAATCCTGTCCCTCCTCCGACTGCTCACCTGTCTACATGAGGAGGAACAGAAGGCCCGACAGTGAAG tgttggTCTCTGATACGAGTCGAGACACGAGTCCAGCTGACCCCGGCAGTCCGACCGTCATCTTTGACAAGAAAACCAAAAGACGCTTCCTGGACCTGGG GGTGACTTTGAGGCGTTCATACATCAGAGTGAGGAAAGATAAATCCAACAGGCTCTCTGTGGGCAGCAG AGAGCCGTCTGAGAGTCCGTCCCGTTCCTCCGGATCCTTCATCTCCTTCTCCTGGTTCACCGAAGGACGGGGGTCGATCTCCTCCTCCGGTACTCCCCCCTGCTCCCCCAAAATTCCACCGCTGAGCTCCCCAAGACCGCGCAAGTCTCACTCCCAG GAGTCGGCTCTCAGTGAGGAGTTCTCTCCTcctcacacctcctcctccacctctcctcccATTGATTCCTCTTCCTCCAGGTCCTCCCATCCATACCACACCCTGTCCCAGTCCTCAGATGAG cccTACGATGAACCCCACTCATCCTGGACGACTCAGCAGGTGTGTCAGTGGCTCCGAGGACTCAACATGGAGCAGTACGTCCCGGAATTCAGTGCTAGAGACATCGATGggcagcagctgctgcagatggACGGCAGCAAACTGaag GGTCTGGGCGTGCTCAGTTCGTCTGATCGCAGCGCGCTGAAGCGCCGCATCAAAGATGTCCAAAGTGCAgcagagaaggagaaaaaagctctggacaagctggagaaacagaaggaaaagcaGCGCCGGAAGGACCAGGAACAGCGCAGGAACTGA